In Serinus canaria isolate serCan28SL12 chromosome 5, serCan2020, whole genome shotgun sequence, the following proteins share a genomic window:
- the B4GALNT4 gene encoding N-acetyl-beta-glucosaminyl-glycoprotein 4-beta-N-acetylgalactosaminyltransferase 1 isoform X3, which produces MSLQNFGPYDGERPGEVTDPGRRPAAPARRRKAEDSSESREEDPMSDGQDVDAWFSRGQRSSRASTRPKLNLTKQALPWNEQYKGKANLHVFEDWCGGAVRHLRKNLHFPLFPHTRTTVKKLAVSPKWKNYGLRIFGYIHPFKDGDFQFSVASDDNSEFWLSSDDSPSNSRLAAFVGKLGTEWTAPGEFTKFSSQVSKPLRLMSSRRYYFELLHKQDDRGSDHVEVGWRVFLPSLKFEVIDSSYISLYTDESSLKMNHVEHIPQTLASHSGSHLWEAQQDEHGADMLKADPRDTFFLTPAIEASRVENVLVPCAYSPTYVVKDFPIARYQGLQFVYLSFVYPNDFTRLTHMETENKCFYRESPLYLEKFGFYKYMKMDEEEEDPRQRAFLFLGPDNFLEDEEEEEEGVDSPEPTDAPAEAKERSFGPAPRAKGKDPAPVTGAYGDDLDYYSFRRQRGRAQAGAGTPGQLGGTWGTPGQLGGTWGTPSPPAALQGDPAPERGPRRALRWLPQDEGEEDELGLPASPKHLGLQPHLSVPIFGGKAKTPGPSRPAAPSEDKKPRKTQEKVYVTRLQPGKRKAPAQEPAFPGIFLYPKLVKRVHLRSRTPQKHPIAPSKLRALPGRRSPWLLGNISREKDPARRKSGRRWERPPKQRVLPGLLALGTEGLFSHEDTTPAPGRTAATADYNSSEATRSEGMRVTSFLKVSETTASQQQEGKGQEEEEDEEEEVSDYSYEAGELQQGWLEDSINWQRTFSVSSVDFELLRSDWNDLRCNVSGNLQLAESEVVDVVAQYMERLNEKNGGIYTLLRIINVEKRRDTARGNRYLLELELAERGQRTVRLSEYVYVLLHQGKQDDSAEANPDGLALGATEPQPSAWSILYGKSVLCRPLRLSWRQDVMVHFVVPVKNQARWVQQFISDMAGLYGATGDANFNVILVDFDSEDMDVEKALQDARLPRFQYLRRTGNFERSAGLQAGVDMVEDEHSIVFLCDLHIHFPANILDSIRKHCVEGKLAYAPIVMRLSCGSSPREPNGYWEVNGFGLFGIYKSDFDRVGGMNTEEFRDRWGGEDWELLDRVLQSGLEVERLRLRNFYHYYHSKRGMWNTRSKKPSKD; this is translated from the exons ATGAGCCTGCAAAATTTTGGGCCTTACG atGGAGAGAGGCCGGGAGAGGTGACGGATCCCGGGAGGCGGccggcggccccggcgcggcgCAGGAAAGCCGAGGATTCCAGCGAGAGCCGCGAGGAAGATCCCATG AGCGACGGGCAGGACGTGGATGCCTGGTTTTCCAGAGGCCAGCGTTCCAGCCGAGCCAGCACCCGCCCCAAACTCAACCTGACCAAGCAGGCCTTGCCCTGGAACGAGCAG TACAAAGGGAAGGCAAACCTGCACGTCTTCGAGGACTGGTGTGGCGGGGCCGTGAGGCACCTGCGGAAGAACCTCCACTTCCCGCTCTTCCCCCAC ACCCGCACCACGGTGAAGAAGCTGGCTGTGTCTCCCAAGTGGAAGAACTACGGGCTGAGGATTTTTGGCTACATCCATCCCTTCAAGGATG GGGATTTCCAGTTTTCCGTGGCCTCAGATGACAACTCAGAGTTCTGGCTCAGCTCCGATGACAGTCCCTCCAATTCCCGACTGGCCGCATTTGTGGGCAAG ctgggcaccGAGTGGACGGCGCCGGGAGAGTTCACCAAGTTCAGCTCGCAGGTGTCCAAGCCCCTGCG cctcATGTCGTCCCGGCGTTACTACTTTGAGCTGCTGCACAAGCAGGACGACCGGGGCTCAGACCACGTGGAAGTTGGG tggcGAGTTTTCCTCCCCAGCCTGAAGTTTGAGGTGATTGACTCCTCCTACATCTCCCTGTACACAG ATGAGTCGTCCCTGAAGATGAACCATGTGGAGCACATCCCACAGACCTTGGCCAGCCACAGCGGGAGCCACCTCTGGGAGGCCCAGCAGGACGAGCACGGCGCCGACATGCTCAAGGCCGACCCCAGGGACACGTTCTTCCTCA CCCCTGCCATCGAGGCGTCCCGCGTGGAGAACGTGCTGGTGCCCTGTGCCTACAGCCCCACCTACGTGGTGAAGGATTTCCCCATCGCCCGCTACCAGGGCCTGCAGTTC GTCTACCTCTCGTTCGTGTATCCCAACGACTTCACACGCCTCACTCACATGGAGACAGAGAACAAGTGCTTCTACAGGGAGTCCCCCCTCTACCTGGAAAA GTTTGGGTTCTACAAGTACATGAAGatggatgaggaggaggaggatccACGGCAGCGAGCGTTTCTCTTCCTTGGCCCTGACA ATTTcctggaggatgaggaggaggaagaggaaggcgtggacagccctgagcccacagACGCCCCTGCTGAGGCCAAGGAGCGGAGCTTTGGGCCGGCACCCAGAGCCAAAGGGAAGGATCCCGCGCCGGTCACCGGGGCTTATGGAGATGACCTGGACTATTACAGCTTCCgccggcagcggggccgggcacaGGCTGGGGCGGGCACTCCCGGGCAGCTGGGGGGCACATGGGGCacccctgggcagctggggggCACGtggggcacccccagccctccgGCTGCTCTCCAGGGGGATCCCGCGCCGGAGCGGGGTCCGCGCCGGGCGCTCCGTTGGCTGCCCCAGGACGAGGGTGAGGAGGATGAGCTGGGGCTGCCGGCATCGCCAAAGCACCTGGGCCTCCAGCCCCACCTCTCCGTGCCCATCTTTGGTGGCAAAGCCAAAACGCCAGGTCCCAgcaggccagcagctcccagcgAGGACAAGAAGCCCCGGAAAACCCAGGAGAAGGTCTACGTGACCCGGCTGCAGCCCGGGAAGCGCAAAGCCCCGGCCCAGGAGCCGGCCTTTCCCGGCATTTTCCTGTATCCAAAGCTTGTGAAGAGAGTCCACCTCCGCTCCAGGACCCCGCAGAAGCATCCCATCGCCCCCAGCAAGCTCCGGGCCCTCCCCGGCCGCCGGAGCCCCTGGCTCCTGGGCAACATCTCCAGGGAGAAGGACCCTGCCAGGCGGAAGAGCGGCAGGAGGTGGGAGCGGCCGCCCAAGCAGCGGGTGCTGCCCGGTCTCCTCGCCCTGGGGACCGAGGGGCTCTTCAGCCACGAGGACACGACCCCTGCTCCGGGCAGGACAGCAGCCACTGCCGACTACAACTCGTCCGAGGCCACGCGCTCCGAGGGGATGAGGGTGACATCCTTTCTGAAGGTGTCGGAGACGACGGCGTcgcagcagcaggagggaaagggccaggaggaggaggaggatgaggaggaagaggtgtCGGATTATTCCTACGAGGcgggggagctgcagcagggctggctggaggaCTCCATCAACTGGCAGCGGACGTTCAGCGTCAGCTCCGTGGACTTCGAGCTGCTGCGCTCCGACTGGAACGACCTGCGCTGCAACGTGTCGGGAAACCTGCAGCTGGCCGAGAGCGAGGTGGTGGACGTGGTGGCCCAATACATGGAGAGGCTCAATGAGAAGAACGGGGG GATCTACACCCTCCTGAGGATCATCAACGTGGAGAAGCGGCGGGACACGGCGCGGGGGAACCGGtacctgctggagctggagctggcgGAGCGGGGCCAGCGCACGGTGCGGCTCTCCGAGTACGTCTACGTCCTCCTGCACCAGGGCAAGCAGGACGACAGTGCCGAGGCCAACCCCGACGGGCTGGCCCTGGGGGCCACCgagccccagcccagtgcctggAGCATCCTCTATGGAAAATCTGTCCTGTGCCGGCCGCTGCGGCTCAGCTGGAGGCAGGACGTCATGGTGCACTTCGTGGTGCCGG TGAAGAACCAGGCCCGCTGGGTGCAGCAGTTCATCTCGGACATGGCCGGCCTCTACGGGGCCACGGGGGACGCCAACTTCAACGTCATCCTGGTGGACTTTGACAGCGAGGACATGGATGTGGAGAAGGCCCTGCAGGACGCCCGGCTGCCCCG GTTCCAGTACCTGCGGCGCACAGGGAATTTCGAGCGCTCTGCCGGGCTCCAGGCCGGTGTGGACATGGTGGAG gacGAGCACAGCATCGTGTTCCTGTGCGACCTGCACATCCATTTCCCTGCCAACATCCTGGACAGCATCCGGAAGCACTGCGTGGAGGGGAAGCTGGCCTACGCTCCCATCGTCAtgaggctgagctgtggcagctccccCCGGGAGCCCAACG GCTACTGGGAGGTGAACGGCTTCGGCCTCTTCGGCATCTACAAGTCGGACTTTGACCGTGTGGGAGGGATGAACACGGAGGAGTTCCGGGACCGCTGGGGTGGGGAGGATTGGGAGCTCCTGGACAG GGTGCTCCAGAGCGGGCTGGAGGTGGAGCGCTTGCGCCTCAGGAACTTTTACCACTACTACCACTCCAAGCGCGGCATGTGGAACACCCGCAGCAAGAAGCCCTCCAAGGACTAG